In Syntrophorhabdaceae bacterium, the following proteins share a genomic window:
- a CDS encoding type II secretion system F family protein, which produces MSTFSYKAIDQNGALKSGTTDADAIETVYGDLASRGLNVLDVVKASRLTSGIIRNLSFWRVKRSEITEFASNLSVIMKAGIPILDALDDISHTLDNKYLKKVVDDIRERIQSGTSFSNALGQHPGVFPDIFIRLATIGEETGRLEGSIAEVAEHLQKMEDLAAMV; this is translated from the coding sequence ATGAGTACATTTTCATATAAAGCAATTGACCAGAACGGTGCTTTGAAGAGCGGTACTACTGATGCAGATGCTATAGAAACGGTCTATGGCGATCTTGCTTCCCGCGGGTTGAATGTACTGGATGTTGTAAAGGCAAGCCGGCTTACCTCGGGTATTATCAGAAACCTTTCTTTCTGGAGGGTCAAAAGGAGCGAGATTACAGAGTTTGCCTCGAATCTTTCTGTGATCATGAAGGCAGGTATCCCCATCCTTGATGCCCTTGACGATATCAGTCACACGTTAGACAACAAATACCTTAAGAAGGTTGTAGATGATATACGGGAAAGGATCCAGTCCGGTACGAGTTTTTCCAATGCTCTTGGCCAGCATCCGGGAGTATTTCCGGATATCTTTATCCGGCTTGCGACTATTGGTGAAGAAACAGGACGGCTTGAGGGGAGTATCGCAGAGGTAGCGGAACATTTGCAAAAGATGGAAGATCTGGCCGCTATGGTAAA
- a CDS encoding ATPase, T2SS/T4P/T4SS family: MAAPVKIGDILKARGLITDKKLDIALIQSKITGDLLGDVLVKLGFLSAKERGQILAEQSGIEFVDLDEFVISEEALRLVPKDVAEKNQFIPLDLEDGKVSIGITEPGNIKAIDTVTRITKKQAKIYIVDRDAYNDAMEKAYYFLENPIYQQMEKIVQAVLTTGSPTGNDVVSMTDMLIVEGIQNNATDIHFAPTADVTQVFYRIDGVLQFGHCLPKTIHIGVVSRIKILSHLDIAETRLPQDGAFTFVFLNKGYDIRVSTIPTIYGENVVMRVLSGKGTLLRMETLGFDPEDTENIRSLFQKPFGVILITGPTGSGKTTTLYSALREVNILERNVLTVEDPVEYKLSFIRQTQVLERAGYDFALAGRNFMRQDPDVILLGEIRDEETAKIAIRASITGHLVITTLHTNDAVTSIPRLIDLNVDKYLMSSSLLAIVAQRLVRKICSFCKVEYTLDDHEVATLREHGITATKGFKGTGCGKCNNTGYAGRTVIGEILVIDDEIKQMIYEGASAPAIKEKAIQKGMRPLKNHALRKVVEGITTVEEVLRVAG; encoded by the coding sequence ATGGCGGCACCTGTTAAGATAGGCGATATCCTCAAGGCGCGAGGATTAATTACCGACAAAAAACTCGATATCGCCCTTATTCAGAGCAAGATTACCGGGGACCTCCTGGGAGATGTTCTTGTCAAGCTTGGATTTTTATCGGCAAAAGAGAGGGGGCAGATCCTTGCCGAACAGTCGGGTATAGAGTTTGTAGATCTTGATGAGTTTGTCATTTCAGAGGAGGCCTTACGGCTTGTTCCGAAAGATGTCGCGGAAAAGAATCAGTTCATCCCCCTTGACCTGGAAGATGGGAAAGTGAGTATCGGGATTACAGAACCAGGTAATATAAAGGCTATCGATACAGTAACGCGTATCACAAAAAAACAGGCAAAGATCTATATTGTTGACCGCGACGCTTACAACGATGCCATGGAAAAGGCCTATTATTTCCTTGAGAATCCCATCTATCAGCAGATGGAAAAGATTGTTCAGGCTGTTCTGACGACAGGTTCCCCGACAGGCAACGACGTCGTATCAATGACGGATATGCTGATCGTGGAAGGGATACAGAACAATGCTACCGATATCCATTTTGCGCCAACTGCTGACGTGACGCAGGTTTTTTACCGTATCGACGGTGTTCTGCAATTCGGACACTGCCTGCCCAAAACGATTCACATTGGCGTTGTGTCAAGGATAAAGATCCTCTCACATTTAGACATAGCAGAGACGAGATTGCCGCAGGACGGAGCCTTTACATTCGTCTTCCTGAATAAGGGGTACGATATCCGTGTATCCACGATCCCTACCATCTATGGAGAAAATGTCGTTATGAGGGTTCTGTCCGGGAAGGGGACCCTGCTTCGGATGGAGACTCTTGGATTCGATCCTGAAGATACCGAAAATATCAGGTCGCTGTTTCAAAAACCATTTGGCGTTATCCTTATCACCGGACCAACGGGCAGCGGGAAGACAACAACACTCTACTCTGCATTGCGGGAAGTGAATATCCTTGAAAGGAACGTGCTGACCGTCGAGGATCCTGTTGAGTATAAGCTCAGCTTCATACGGCAGACACAGGTGCTCGAACGGGCAGGATACGACTTTGCCCTTGCAGGGAGAAATTTCATGAGGCAGGACCCCGACGTGATCCTTCTCGGTGAGATAAGGGATGAAGAGACAGCGAAGATCGCGATCAGGGCGTCCATCACCGGCCACCTTGTCATCACAACGCTTCACACGAACGATGCAGTAACATCGATACCGAGGCTCATTGACCTCAACGTGGACAAGTACCTCATGTCCTCGTCGCTGCTTGCCATTGTTGCGCAGAGGTTGGTAAGAAAGATATGCAGCTTCTGCAAGGTCGAGTATACATTGGACGATCACGAGGTTGCAACACTCCGGGAGCATGGTATCACCGCAACAAAAGGATTTAAAGGTACAGGCTGCGGCAAGTGCAATAATACAGGATATGCGGGCAGGACCGTCATCGGTGAAATACTTGTTATAGATGACGAGATCAAACAAATGATCTACGAAGGTGCTTCAGCACCTGCAATTAAAGAGAAGGCGATCCAGAAAGGAATGAGGCCGTTAAAGAATCATGCGCTCCGAAAGGTTGTTGAGGGTATTACGACGGTGGAAGAAGTGTTGAGGGTAGCAGGATAA
- the mshL gene encoding pilus (MSHA type) biogenesis protein MshL encodes MVNNKITKVGIFVCFCICCALLSCGLSKPGIKREVKIPEEFKQTRVEKPSPMPPKTPEFVPVAEDISPLKTRIVDIAARKTPLRDVLHVIAEATSLNLVMEKGVDPETEVNLTLKNVTAESALNTIFAAVDYFYKVEENLLIVKAVDTRMFELGHPAMTQAYGVDVGGDIFGGAMNIAPGGSSGGGGGGGSASIKGSVTQNIKSDDTAFKFWDAIEKSIDSILGAQTGGAGAGGATTGVQQGYTVNRLTGMVYVTASKKNLQRVENFIKSVKKTIGRQVMIEARIIEVTLSDVFQFGIDWTLVDRFMTSAGRTTSSFTFGTTRFNTVVPNTGPVFAITGAPSFGGAKGDLNFTVQALEEQGEVRTLSNPKINIMNGQTALLTVGRNEAYISKVESTTTAGAGTPVTTFTVDTNSVLSGILIGILPYINESGEISLTVTPIVSDLVKFTPKNIGSPTVVELSLPTVDLRQLSTTVKVRHGDVIVIGGLIQQKESLTDDQIPFLGNIPLLGYLFKSRNKLERRVELVIVLQPVLVNM; translated from the coding sequence ATGGTTAACAATAAGATAACAAAGGTTGGGATTTTTGTATGTTTTTGTATATGTTGTGCCCTCTTGTCATGCGGCCTGTCGAAACCGGGCATCAAACGGGAAGTAAAAATCCCCGAAGAATTCAAACAGACCAGGGTGGAGAAACCGTCACCAATGCCCCCAAAAACGCCTGAGTTTGTTCCTGTAGCCGAAGACATCTCCCCCCTGAAAACGAGGATTGTTGATATCGCAGCAAGAAAGACACCCCTCAGGGACGTTCTCCATGTTATTGCAGAAGCAACGAGTCTCAATCTCGTCATGGAAAAAGGTGTTGATCCTGAAACGGAGGTGAACCTCACCCTCAAGAACGTAACTGCTGAAAGCGCTCTGAACACGATCTTTGCGGCTGTTGACTATTTTTATAAGGTTGAAGAGAATCTCCTTATCGTGAAGGCTGTCGATACGAGGATGTTCGAGCTTGGTCACCCTGCCATGACCCAGGCCTATGGAGTTGATGTAGGAGGAGATATATTCGGTGGTGCTATGAATATAGCCCCTGGAGGCAGCAGCGGTGGAGGAGGTGGCGGCGGCAGCGCATCTATCAAGGGTAGTGTAACACAAAATATTAAAAGCGACGATACAGCCTTTAAATTCTGGGATGCAATAGAAAAATCTATCGATAGCATACTGGGGGCACAGACAGGTGGGGCAGGTGCGGGGGGAGCCACAACAGGGGTTCAGCAGGGCTATACCGTCAACAGGCTTACCGGTATGGTTTATGTAACTGCGTCGAAGAAAAACCTTCAGAGGGTTGAAAACTTTATAAAGTCAGTAAAGAAGACTATCGGCAGGCAGGTTATGATCGAAGCAAGGATAATAGAGGTTACCCTCTCCGATGTGTTCCAGTTCGGTATTGACTGGACATTGGTAGACCGGTTCATGACGAGTGCAGGGAGGACTACAAGCAGCTTTACCTTCGGTACAACACGGTTTAATACTGTAGTGCCTAACACGGGTCCTGTTTTTGCAATCACCGGTGCACCGAGCTTCGGGGGTGCTAAAGGAGATTTAAATTTTACAGTACAAGCCCTGGAAGAACAGGGGGAGGTCAGAACACTTTCAAACCCGAAAATAAACATTATGAACGGACAGACAGCACTTCTGACTGTAGGGAGAAATGAGGCATACATCTCAAAGGTTGAATCGACGACTACTGCCGGGGCCGGAACACCGGTTACAACATTTACCGTTGATACGAACAGCGTACTCTCAGGCATCCTCATCGGCATCCTTCCATATATCAACGAAAGCGGGGAGATATCCCTCACGGTAACACCCATTGTATCAGACCTCGTGAAATTTACCCCGAAGAACATAGGAAGCCCGACGGTTGTTGAGTTGTCATTGCCGACCGTTGACCTGCGGCAACTGAGCACCACCGTGAAAGTGAGACATGGAGACGTCATCGTTATCGGAGGGCTGATACAACAAAAGGAGTCGCTGACCGATGACCAGATTCCTTTCCTTGGCAATATCCCGCTTCTCGGGTATCTGTTCAAAAGCCGCAATAAGCTGGAACGCAGGGTTGAGCTTGTTATAGTACTGCAGCCAGTACTGGTGAATATGTAG